In the genome of Halobacterium noricense, one region contains:
- a CDS encoding alpha/beta hydrolase, translating into MTDADPHAGQPVEHRGPALEDADSAVILLHGRGARASGMLGFAEDLPSEGTAFVAPQAARATWYPNSFLEPTEENEPWFSSALGLVHDVFDDVTEHVPAERVAFLGFSQGACLGSEFLARNPREYGGFVAFSGGLHGPEGTTHEHEGDLEGTPIFLGCSDRDPHIPEERVHETRDVFEAMNAEVTERIYEGMGHTVNQDELEHAADVVGDL; encoded by the coding sequence ATGACAGACGCCGACCCCCACGCCGGACAGCCGGTCGAACACCGCGGCCCCGCCCTCGAAGACGCCGACAGTGCCGTCATTCTGCTGCACGGTCGCGGCGCTCGCGCCAGTGGCATGCTCGGGTTCGCCGAGGACCTCCCCAGCGAGGGCACCGCGTTCGTCGCGCCGCAGGCCGCCCGCGCGACGTGGTACCCGAACAGCTTCCTCGAGCCGACCGAGGAGAACGAGCCGTGGTTCAGTTCCGCGCTCGGCCTCGTGCACGACGTCTTCGACGACGTCACCGAGCACGTCCCTGCGGAGCGCGTCGCGTTCCTCGGCTTCTCACAGGGCGCGTGTCTGGGCAGCGAGTTCCTCGCGCGCAACCCCCGCGAGTACGGCGGATTCGTCGCGTTCTCCGGCGGCCTCCACGGCCCCGAAGGCACCACGCACGAACACGAGGGCGACCTCGAAGGCACGCCAATCTTCCTCGGGTGCAGCGACCGCGACCCCCACATCCCCGAGGAGCGCGTCCACGAGACCCGCGACGTCTTCGAGGCGATGAACGCCGAGGTCACCGAGCGCATCTACGAGGGCATGGGCCACACCGTCAATCAGGACGAACTCGAACACGCCGCCGACGTCGTCGGCGACCTCTGA
- a CDS encoding MMPL family transporter: MSRIGDVAALVTKHSKAAIAVMLVLTLVVGAGAPMVDQSSSLDQFQSESDESQKLDYIEQNFTSGDENTTTVQVVVRDDNVLTKDALVGTLEYERALYDNETVAGTLASENAVTGIANVVATASIRQEEGRELQATLQEFEQLNQTVQSERAALEQRAAELNATAESLRAELTYLRENPDASVSASFDRVRANSSVNLTDSHYQTFEQAASDLRSASSQSEVEAAYRLGTRGVLEAEYAALEERSNELQAQAQRLQELGEELQTQRAAYQNASDASLDEQLDQLRSLNDSEVESLVTTVLAGEQNGGNGRSVFGFMPTAYEPGSTTAEATMLVATQRTDSEVPAGGQVTSDKIIDAQLAMQDLGEDRSQDYLVFGGGIISHEINTSMADSLIIVGPLAILFVLVALAVAYRDVLDIILGLFGIGAVLAWTFGFMGWADIAFNQIMIAVPVLLIGLSIDYAIHIFMRHREERVGRSSTNDASGGAASAPGAVDDPDRPADPRGSMRIALAGVGIALVWVTATTVIGFLSNLTSPVPPIRDFGVVSSVGIVAALLVFGVLIPALKVEFDSFLEGRGWDRKKRAFGTGGGRFSELLSVGSKAARKAPAIVLVITLLVTAAGAYGATNVDTSFDQQDFLAEDPADWMKDLPEPFAPGEYTAKQNLEYVNDRFSPENSQAQILIEGNVASDRALERIRAARDAAAAKNVTYILSNGEPDVQGPLSTMQQVAAENESFNETFHAADTDGNGVPDRNVEAVYDALYETAPEQAGSYIHQTDDGEYAAARLVVAVQGGASGDAVTEQMRDVADVAAGDGLEATATGSAILNKIVQDQLLETVIQSLLVTLVAVFAFLMATYRLTDGSATLGAVTLLPVVLSVAWILGTMYVFDIPFNVLTGMITSLTVGLGVAYSIHLSERYMQELERTDTVWDAMRTAVTGTGGALLGSAATTVGGFGVLVFAILPPLQQFGIITGLTIVYAFLAAVLVLPTLLVLWTKYLGPEDANFGGDGDDPDPPADDPDDSGPTAGAAPVVDAETAPATTAAAASATADAPTRTLSRDLVQPGGTLTATVTAPAQDGRVVLTETVRGGTVTGLDADPEPVEAVVDDDTVYVAWRLDGERASVSYDVAVAESASDGSAVELSGRVLAGGDEHDVGGDDGAAVVADIFERVFAQAEVTDDDLAEASAAFEAGELSTDQYDRVVREWARERPEGR; the protein is encoded by the coding sequence GTGAGCCGCATCGGCGACGTCGCCGCCCTCGTCACGAAGCACAGCAAGGCTGCCATCGCGGTCATGCTGGTGTTGACCCTCGTGGTCGGCGCCGGCGCGCCGATGGTCGACCAGTCGTCGTCGCTGGACCAGTTCCAGTCCGAGAGCGACGAGTCACAGAAGCTCGACTACATCGAGCAGAACTTCACCTCGGGCGACGAGAACACGACGACCGTCCAAGTCGTCGTGCGCGACGACAACGTCCTCACGAAGGACGCGCTCGTCGGGACCTTGGAGTACGAGCGCGCGCTCTACGACAACGAGACCGTCGCCGGGACGCTCGCGAGCGAGAACGCCGTCACCGGCATCGCCAACGTCGTCGCCACGGCGTCCATCCGGCAGGAGGAAGGCCGCGAACTGCAGGCCACCCTCCAGGAGTTCGAGCAACTGAACCAGACCGTCCAGTCCGAACGGGCGGCGCTCGAACAACGGGCGGCCGAACTGAACGCGACCGCGGAGTCGCTGCGCGCGGAACTCACGTACCTCCGCGAGAACCCCGACGCCAGCGTCAGCGCGTCGTTCGACCGGGTGCGCGCGAACTCCTCGGTGAACCTCACCGACAGCCACTACCAGACCTTCGAGCAGGCCGCCAGCGACCTCCGGAGCGCGAGCAGTCAGTCCGAGGTCGAGGCCGCCTACCGGCTCGGCACGCGGGGCGTCCTCGAAGCCGAGTACGCGGCCCTCGAAGAGCGCTCGAACGAGCTCCAGGCGCAAGCCCAGCGCCTCCAGGAGCTCGGCGAGGAACTGCAGACCCAGCGCGCGGCGTACCAGAACGCCAGCGACGCGTCCCTGGACGAGCAACTCGACCAGCTCCGGTCGCTGAACGACTCGGAAGTCGAGTCGCTGGTCACCACCGTGCTCGCCGGCGAGCAGAACGGCGGCAACGGCCGGTCCGTGTTCGGGTTCATGCCGACCGCGTACGAGCCCGGTTCGACCACCGCGGAGGCGACGATGCTCGTCGCCACCCAGCGGACCGACAGCGAGGTGCCCGCGGGCGGGCAGGTCACCAGCGACAAAATCATCGACGCGCAGCTCGCGATGCAGGACCTCGGCGAGGACCGCTCACAGGACTACCTCGTGTTCGGGGGCGGCATCATCAGCCACGAAATCAACACCTCGATGGCTGACAGCCTCATCATCGTCGGGCCGCTGGCCATCCTGTTCGTGCTCGTGGCGCTCGCGGTCGCGTACCGCGACGTCCTCGACATCATCCTCGGGCTGTTCGGCATCGGTGCCGTCCTGGCGTGGACGTTCGGCTTCATGGGCTGGGCGGACATCGCGTTCAACCAAATTATGATTGCGGTGCCCGTGTTGCTCATCGGGCTCTCCATCGACTACGCGATTCACATCTTCATGCGGCACCGCGAGGAACGCGTGGGGCGGAGCTCCACGAACGATGCGAGCGGCGGAGCCGCGAGCGCGCCCGGTGCCGTCGACGACCCCGACCGGCCCGCGGACCCCCGTGGGTCGATGCGAATTGCGCTCGCGGGCGTCGGCATCGCGCTCGTGTGGGTGACCGCGACCACCGTCATCGGGTTCCTGTCGAACCTCACGAGCCCGGTGCCGCCAATTCGGGACTTCGGCGTCGTCTCCAGCGTCGGCATCGTCGCCGCGCTGCTCGTGTTCGGCGTGCTGATTCCCGCGCTGAAAGTCGAATTCGACAGCTTCCTCGAGGGACGCGGCTGGGACCGCAAGAAGCGCGCGTTCGGCACCGGCGGCGGCCGCTTCAGCGAACTGCTGTCGGTCGGCTCGAAGGCCGCCCGGAAGGCCCCCGCCATCGTGCTCGTGATTACGCTTCTCGTGACCGCCGCGGGCGCGTACGGCGCGACGAACGTCGACACGTCGTTCGACCAGCAGGACTTCCTCGCGGAGGACCCCGCCGACTGGATGAAAGACCTCCCCGAGCCGTTCGCGCCCGGCGAGTACACCGCCAAGCAGAACCTCGAATACGTCAACGACCGGTTCTCCCCGGAGAACTCCCAGGCCCAGATACTCATCGAGGGGAACGTCGCCAGCGACAGGGCTTTGGAACGGATACGGGCGGCCCGGGACGCTGCCGCGGCGAAGAACGTCACGTACATCCTCTCGAACGGCGAGCCCGACGTCCAGGGGCCGCTGTCGACGATGCAGCAAGTCGCCGCCGAGAACGAGTCGTTCAACGAGACGTTCCACGCCGCGGACACCGACGGGAACGGCGTCCCCGACCGGAACGTCGAAGCCGTCTACGACGCGCTCTACGAGACCGCGCCCGAGCAGGCGGGCTCGTACATCCACCAGACCGACGACGGCGAGTACGCGGCGGCGCGGCTGGTCGTCGCCGTGCAGGGCGGCGCGTCCGGCGACGCCGTCACCGAGCAGATGCGCGACGTCGCGGACGTGGCGGCCGGCGACGGCCTCGAAGCCACCGCGACCGGCAGCGCCATCCTGAACAAAATCGTTCAGGACCAGCTGCTCGAAACCGTCATCCAGAGCCTGCTCGTGACGCTCGTGGCGGTGTTCGCGTTCCTGATGGCGACCTACCGCTTGACGGACGGGAGCGCGACGCTCGGCGCGGTGACGCTGCTGCCCGTGGTGTTGAGCGTCGCCTGGATTCTGGGGACGATGTACGTCTTCGACATCCCGTTCAACGTGCTCACGGGGATGATCACGAGCCTCACGGTCGGGCTCGGGGTGGCGTACAGCATCCACCTCAGCGAGCGCTACATGCAGGAACTGGAGCGCACCGACACCGTCTGGGACGCGATGCGCACCGCCGTCACCGGCACGGGTGGCGCGCTCCTCGGGAGCGCCGCGACCACCGTCGGCGGGTTCGGCGTGCTCGTGTTCGCCATCCTGCCGCCGCTCCAGCAGTTCGGCATCATCACCGGCCTCACCATCGTCTACGCGTTCCTCGCGGCCGTGCTGGTGTTGCCGACGCTGCTCGTCCTCTGGACGAAGTATCTCGGCCCCGAGGACGCGAACTTCGGCGGCGACGGCGACGACCCCGACCCGCCGGCAGACGACCCGGACGACTCGGGGCCGACGGCGGGAGCCGCGCCAGTCGTCGACGCGGAGACGGCACCGGCGACCACCGCAGCGGCCGCCAGCGCGACAGCCGACGCACCGACGCGGACGCTCAGCCGCGACCTCGTCCAGCCCGGCGGCACGCTCACCGCGACTGTCACCGCCCCGGCGCAGGACGGCCGCGTCGTGCTCACGGAGACGGTTCGCGGCGGCACCGTGACGGGACTCGACGCCGACCCCGAACCGGTCGAGGCAGTCGTCGACGACGACACCGTCTACGTCGCGTGGCGTCTCGACGGCGAGCGCGCGTCGGTCAGCTACGACGTCGCCGTCGCCGAGTCCGCGTCCGACGGTTCCGCGGTCGAACTCTCCGGTCGCGTGCTCGCGGGCGGCGACGAACACGACGTCGGCGGCGACGACGGTGCCGCGGTCGTCGCGGACATCTTCGAGCGCGTGTTCGCGCAAGCCGAGGTCACCGACGACGACCTCGCGGAGGCCAGCGCGGCCTTCGAGGCGGGCGAGCTGTCCACCGACCAGTACGACCGCGTGGTCCGCGAGTGGGCGCGCGAGCGCCCGGAGGGGCGATGA
- a CDS encoding DUF5684 domain-containing protein produces the protein MTPDSFLLPLQSSAGDAVGLLVGLAILVAVVAGYWLTFSKAGEPGWAAIVPIYNLYVMVKIGGNEWWWLLLLFVPIVNIFVLAKVSIDIAESFGCGLLFGIGLWLIPAIFFPVLGFGDYEYRGPGDSGPGTSAQSERSRADRNH, from the coding sequence ATGACACCCGATAGCTTCCTCTTGCCCCTCCAGTCGAGCGCCGGCGACGCCGTCGGCCTGCTCGTGGGCTTGGCAATCCTGGTCGCGGTCGTAGCGGGCTACTGGCTGACGTTCTCGAAGGCCGGCGAGCCCGGCTGGGCCGCCATCGTCCCGATCTACAACCTCTACGTGATGGTCAAAATCGGCGGCAACGAGTGGTGGTGGCTGCTGTTGCTGTTCGTGCCCATCGTGAACATCTTCGTGCTCGCGAAGGTTTCCATCGACATCGCGGAGTCGTTCGGCTGCGGACTCCTCTTCGGCATCGGACTCTGGCTGATTCCGGCCATCTTCTTCCCCGTGCTGGGCTTCGGGGACTACGAGTACCGCGGCCCCGGCGACTCCGGTCCCGGCACGAGCGCCCAGTCTGAGCGCTCGCGGGCTGACCGGAACCACTAA
- a CDS encoding UPF0179 family protein, which translates to MSITLLGSRLAEPGTEFVYRGESSACEGCPYRKQCLTLEEGVRYEVTEVREGGQVLDCAVHDEGVVAVDVEPASVKANVPSKGAYAGSKGKLAGPCPHTECPSHEYCEPLGAAFDEEYQIQEILGDPPHDYCALDRELTLVEFAPSED; encoded by the coding sequence ATGTCTATCACGCTGCTCGGGTCGCGGCTCGCCGAGCCGGGTACGGAGTTCGTCTATCGCGGGGAGTCGTCGGCCTGCGAGGGGTGTCCGTACCGCAAGCAGTGTCTAACGCTGGAGGAGGGCGTGCGCTACGAGGTCACCGAAGTCCGGGAGGGCGGACAGGTACTGGATTGCGCGGTCCACGACGAGGGCGTGGTCGCGGTGGACGTGGAGCCGGCGTCCGTGAAGGCGAACGTGCCGTCGAAGGGCGCGTACGCCGGGAGCAAGGGGAAGTTAGCGGGGCCGTGCCCGCACACGGAGTGTCCGAGCCATGAGTACTGCGAGCCGCTGGGCGCGGCGTTCGACGAGGAGTACCAGATTCAGGAGATTCTCGGGGACCCGCCCCACGACTACTGCGCGCTGGACAGGGAGTTGACGCTCGTGGAGTTCGCGCCGTCCGAGGACTGA
- a CDS encoding AAA family ATPase, translating into MILVVCGPPGAGKTTVALGLNRRLEADGYDFQVVHTDDLATPVYDHLFERVAEAPEANWLLDGTFYEAKWQARIREFPDVYLLLVTADRDTCIRRNYERDGVSDRAVKTIYDEFDWPDAEFTVDTDVLRVETAVDLAYERVQEWFREAETIETGTGDGRE; encoded by the coding sequence GTGATACTGGTCGTGTGTGGACCGCCGGGCGCGGGGAAAACCACGGTCGCGCTAGGCCTGAATCGGCGGCTCGAAGCCGACGGCTACGACTTTCAGGTAGTACACACGGACGACCTCGCGACGCCGGTGTACGACCACCTCTTCGAGCGCGTCGCCGAAGCCCCCGAAGCGAACTGGCTGCTCGACGGGACGTTCTACGAGGCGAAGTGGCAGGCACGAATCCGGGAGTTCCCGGACGTCTATCTGCTGCTCGTGACTGCGGACCGGGACACCTGTATCCGGCGGAACTACGAGCGGGATGGGGTCTCAGACCGCGCGGTGAAGACGATTTACGACGAGTTCGACTGGCCCGACGCGGAGTTCACCGTCGACACCGACGTCCTGCGCGTGGAAACGGCGGTGGACCTCGCGTACGAGCGCGTGCAGGAGTGGTTCCGGGAGGCGGAGACAATCGAGACGGGCACAGGCGATGGACGAGAGTAA
- a CDS encoding TrmB family transcriptional regulator, with protein sequence MNDEDAVGALKRLGLSTYEARVFVALQKLGTGSASEVADIAEVPRSQVYGAAEDLEGRGLVDVEQSNPTRYRPVGVEEARERLYRHLRSESDAAFNYLESVREEYGATEESESIWTVRGQANVVSRTAQLAESAEAHVLYGTDETTHMEPAVRDALVGAVAAGVDVTVVSETEAVLDVARDLGARAVAVDQQPTPDMGAERVVMVDDAAVLISVAGDDGTETAFWSRDTGFAGMLSSLLGEFVADVAGEQ encoded by the coding sequence ATGAACGACGAGGACGCCGTCGGCGCGCTCAAGCGCCTCGGCCTCTCGACGTACGAAGCCCGGGTGTTCGTCGCGCTCCAGAAGCTCGGCACGGGCTCCGCCAGCGAGGTCGCGGACATCGCGGAGGTGCCGCGCTCGCAGGTGTACGGCGCGGCCGAAGACCTCGAAGGCCGCGGGCTCGTCGACGTCGAGCAGTCGAACCCGACCCGGTACCGGCCGGTCGGCGTCGAGGAGGCCCGTGAGCGCCTCTACCGCCATCTCCGCTCGGAGAGCGACGCCGCCTTCAACTACCTCGAATCGGTGCGCGAGGAGTACGGCGCGACCGAGGAGAGCGAATCCATCTGGACGGTCCGCGGGCAGGCGAACGTCGTCTCGCGGACCGCCCAGCTCGCCGAATCAGCCGAAGCGCACGTCCTCTACGGGACCGACGAGACGACTCACATGGAGCCGGCCGTCCGCGACGCGCTCGTGGGTGCCGTCGCCGCTGGCGTCGACGTGACGGTCGTCAGCGAGACCGAGGCGGTTCTCGACGTCGCCCGCGACCTCGGTGCGCGAGCCGTCGCGGTCGACCAACAGCCGACCCCCGACATGGGTGCCGAGCGCGTCGTGATGGTCGACGACGCGGCGGTACTCATCAGCGTCGCTGGCGACGACGGCACCGAGACCGCGTTCTGGAGCCGCGACACCGGCTTCGCCGGGATGCTGTCGTCGCTGCTCGGGGAGTTCGTCGCGGACGTCGCCGGCGAGCAGTAG
- a CDS encoding winged helix-turn-helix transcriptional regulator, whose product MADERYSEEACSVIDSLEQIGSQWRLIVLHDLQDGEKRFNELKRSTDASSRTLSRVLDDLQEMGFVNRRLEEESPVATYYSLTAKGESLFPVFDAIEEWAEEWLGDDADSVDAAATLADT is encoded by the coding sequence ATGGCAGACGAGAGATACAGCGAGGAGGCCTGCAGCGTCATCGACTCGCTGGAACAGATTGGCTCCCAGTGGCGGCTCATCGTGCTCCACGACCTCCAGGACGGCGAGAAGCGGTTCAACGAGCTCAAACGCTCGACGGACGCCAGTTCGCGGACGCTCTCGCGCGTGCTCGACGACCTCCAGGAGATGGGGTTCGTCAACCGCCGCCTCGAAGAGGAGTCCCCCGTCGCGACGTACTACTCGCTGACCGCGAAAGGCGAGTCGCTGTTCCCGGTGTTCGACGCCATCGAGGAGTGGGCCGAGGAGTGGCTCGGCGACGACGCGGACAGCGTCGACGCGGCCGCCACGCTGGCCGACACCTGA
- a CDS encoding M14 family metallopeptidase — protein sequence MRVEQLGDGEPEVAIVGSVHGDEPCGAHAVQRLLDADLDVLEPVKLVVANERALDASVRYLDADLNRSFGEDVPDDAHEVELAHRLADEIRGCTVLSLHSTQSHADPFAITAGFDGAIPDVVPRLPVVATVDTQGFGEGRLFASDADIIEAEAGLQGTETAAENAFRLAREFLTAVGALPGSAVEREIPVFEMGESIPKPPADEYEVFVENFERVERGETFAAADGHELVADDPFYPVLLSPYGYASQFGYRGQHRGTVGQSSDGANSTSVNSLSSAQ from the coding sequence ATGCGAGTCGAACAGCTGGGCGACGGCGAACCGGAAGTGGCCATCGTCGGGAGCGTCCACGGCGACGAGCCCTGCGGCGCCCACGCGGTCCAGCGACTGCTCGACGCCGACCTCGACGTGCTCGAACCGGTGAAGCTCGTCGTCGCGAACGAGCGCGCGCTCGACGCCAGCGTCCGCTACCTCGACGCCGACCTCAACCGCTCGTTCGGCGAGGACGTCCCCGACGACGCCCACGAGGTCGAACTCGCCCACCGCCTCGCCGACGAAATCCGGGGCTGTACGGTGCTGTCGCTGCACTCCACGCAGTCCCACGCCGACCCGTTCGCCATCACCGCGGGCTTCGACGGCGCGATTCCGGACGTCGTCCCGCGGCTCCCGGTCGTCGCGACCGTCGACACCCAGGGCTTCGGCGAAGGCCGACTGTTCGCGTCCGACGCGGACATCATCGAGGCCGAAGCCGGCCTCCAGGGAACGGAGACGGCCGCGGAGAACGCGTTCCGCCTCGCGCGCGAGTTCCTCACCGCGGTCGGCGCGCTCCCCGGGAGCGCGGTCGAACGCGAGATTCCGGTCTTCGAGATGGGTGAGTCGATTCCCAAACCTCCGGCCGACGAGTACGAGGTGTTCGTCGAGAACTTCGAGCGCGTCGAACGCGGCGAGACGTTCGCCGCGGCGGACGGCCACGAACTCGTCGCCGACGACCCCTTCTATCCGGTGCTCCTGTCACCGTACGGCTACGCGAGCCAGTTCGGCTACCGCGGCCAGCACCGCGGCACCGTCGGTCAGTCCTCGGACGGCGCGAACTCCACGAGCGTCAACTCCCTGTCCAGCGCGCAGTAG
- a CDS encoding SDR family NAD(P)-dependent oxidoreductase, with protein sequence MNSGERFDGKTALVTGSTRGIGEGIARRLAAEGANVVVTGRTVEDGEVVAERITDEEAGSAVFVRADVRDPEDIQALVEATIERFGALDVLVNNAGVQTETPADEATVEDWEFVLETDFRSYWLTAKHAVAAMDGGSVVNVSSNHARLTMPEHFPYNAVKAGIDGMTRAMALDFGPSIRVNTVNPGWVAVERTTAEMDEEYREHLDSIHPVGRIGEPEDVAAAVAFLASDEAAFVTGASLLVDGGRTAVMQDDALPDYRQRRE encoded by the coding sequence GTGAACTCGGGCGAACGCTTCGACGGGAAGACCGCCCTCGTCACGGGGTCGACGCGCGGCATCGGCGAAGGCATCGCGCGCCGACTCGCGGCAGAAGGCGCGAACGTCGTCGTCACCGGCCGGACAGTCGAGGACGGCGAGGTGGTTGCCGAGCGCATCACCGACGAGGAAGCGGGCTCGGCAGTGTTCGTGCGGGCCGACGTGCGCGACCCCGAGGACATCCAGGCGCTCGTGGAAGCGACCATCGAGCGCTTCGGCGCGCTGGACGTGCTCGTGAACAACGCCGGCGTGCAGACGGAGACGCCCGCCGACGAGGCGACCGTCGAGGACTGGGAGTTCGTGCTGGAGACGGACTTCCGGTCGTACTGGCTGACCGCCAAGCACGCCGTCGCAGCGATGGATGGCGGCAGCGTCGTCAACGTCTCCTCGAACCACGCGCGGCTCACGATGCCCGAGCACTTCCCGTACAACGCGGTGAAGGCGGGCATCGACGGGATGACGCGGGCGATGGCGCTGGACTTCGGGCCGTCGATTCGCGTGAACACCGTCAACCCCGGCTGGGTCGCCGTCGAACGCACCACTGCGGAGATGGACGAGGAATACCGCGAACACCTCGACTCCATCCATCCCGTGGGTCGCATCGGCGAGCCCGAGGACGTCGCGGCGGCGGTGGCGTTCCTCGCGAGCGACGAGGCGGCGTTCGTGACGGGCGCGTCCCTGCTCGTGGACGGCGGGCGCACGGCCGTCATGCAGGACGACGCGCTGCCGGACTACCGCCAGCGCCGCGAGTAG
- the dgoD gene encoding galactonate dehydratase: protein MRITDYELFHAAPRWLFLKVTTSDGTVGWGEPVVEGRAKTVETAVEELFESYLLGEDPTRIEDHWQAMYRGGFYRGGPILMSAIAGIDQALWDIKGQTLGAPVYELLGGPARDRVRVYQWIGGDRPDDVGEAAAEKVEAGFTALKMNATPEMRRVDNPKAVDEAVDRIAAVREAVGDEVDIGVDFHGRVSKPMAKRLVAALEPYDPFFVEEPVLPEHNDALPEIAAKTTTPIATGERMYSRWDFKEVFEQGSVDVIQPDLSHAGGITEVNKIASMAEAYDVAMAPHCPLGPVALASCVQVDAAAPNALIQEQSLDIHYNEGSDVLDYLEDPSVFEYEDGYVELPEEPGLGIDVDEDAIRAAEEPDWHNPVWRHEDGGVAEW, encoded by the coding sequence ATGCGAATCACCGACTACGAGCTGTTCCACGCGGCACCCCGGTGGCTGTTCCTGAAAGTTACGACCAGCGACGGCACCGTCGGGTGGGGGGAGCCGGTTGTGGAGGGGCGCGCGAAGACGGTCGAGACGGCGGTCGAGGAGCTGTTCGAGAGCTACCTGCTGGGCGAGGACCCGACGCGCATCGAGGACCACTGGCAGGCGATGTACCGCGGCGGGTTCTACCGCGGCGGTCCCATTCTGATGTCCGCCATCGCGGGCATCGACCAGGCGCTCTGGGACATCAAGGGCCAGACGCTCGGCGCGCCGGTCTACGAACTGCTCGGCGGGCCGGCTCGGGACCGGGTTCGCGTCTACCAGTGGATTGGCGGCGACCGGCCGGACGACGTCGGCGAGGCCGCCGCGGAGAAAGTCGAGGCGGGGTTCACGGCGCTGAAGATGAACGCGACGCCGGAGATGCGCCGCGTCGACAACCCGAAGGCCGTCGACGAGGCCGTCGACCGCATCGCCGCGGTCCGGGAGGCCGTGGGGGACGAGGTGGACATCGGCGTGGACTTCCACGGGCGCGTCTCGAAACCGATGGCGAAGCGACTGGTCGCCGCGCTCGAACCGTACGACCCGTTCTTCGTCGAGGAGCCCGTGCTCCCCGAGCACAACGACGCGCTCCCGGAGATTGCGGCGAAGACGACGACACCTATCGCGACGGGCGAGCGGATGTACTCCCGGTGGGACTTCAAGGAGGTCTTCGAGCAGGGCAGCGTGGACGTCATCCAGCCGGACCTCTCGCACGCCGGCGGCATCACCGAGGTGAACAAGATTGCGTCGATGGCCGAAGCCTACGACGTGGCGATGGCACCCCACTGCCCGCTCGGGCCGGTGGCGCTGGCGTCCTGCGTGCAGGTGGACGCGGCGGCACCGAACGCCCTGATTCAGGAGCAGAGCCTCGACATCCACTACAACGAGGGCAGCGACGTGCTGGACTACCTCGAAGACCCGTCCGTGTTCGAGTACGAGGACGGCTACGTCGAACTCCCCGAGGAACCGGGCCTGGGCATCGACGTGGACGAGGACGCGATTCGCGCGGCCGAGGAGCCCGACTGGCACAACCCAGTCTGGCGTCACGAGGACGGAGGTGTCGCCGAGTGGTGA
- a CDS encoding DUF5820 family protein translates to MTAFDDLSEGWRVWNDDEDGAILVYRPDVFDTQRFSAPCLPTIRVARRPPTERKRRSHSAPDSWFVSLRLEPEVRVKDADARFDSRDAADAGAVDLAARFGAGDVDYRSAYQLPRDDYLDELDELTN, encoded by the coding sequence ATGACCGCGTTCGACGACCTCTCCGAGGGCTGGCGGGTGTGGAACGACGACGAGGACGGCGCGATTCTCGTCTACCGGCCCGACGTCTTCGACACCCAGCGCTTCTCCGCGCCCTGCCTCCCGACGATTCGCGTCGCGCGCCGCCCGCCCACCGAGCGCAAGCGCCGCTCGCACTCCGCGCCCGACAGTTGGTTCGTCTCCCTCCGACTCGAACCCGAAGTCCGCGTCAAGGACGCCGACGCGCGTTTCGACTCCCGCGACGCCGCCGACGCCGGTGCGGTCGACCTCGCCGCCCGCTTCGGCGCGGGTGACGTCGACTACCGCAGCGCCTACCAGCTCCCCCGCGACGACTACCTCGACGAACTCGACGAACTCACGAACTGA
- a CDS encoding DUF309 domain-containing protein translates to MDDHTRDPSVAPPLGNPTGWLADRRVWEHATLRRATEHGVRLYNSGEFHESHDCFESEWYNYGSATTESAFLHGMVQVAAGAHKHYNFESDGTRSTANDRPASGDDAGMRSLFRTALQYLDGVPGDYYGVDVDDVRETLHAALDDPMVLDGWGIRVDDAAPNAYPADYEYAEQLE, encoded by the coding sequence ATGGACGACCACACCCGCGACCCGAGTGTCGCGCCGCCGCTGGGGAACCCGACCGGCTGGCTCGCGGACCGCCGGGTGTGGGAGCACGCGACGCTGCGGCGCGCGACCGAGCACGGCGTCCGCCTCTACAACAGCGGCGAGTTCCACGAATCGCATGACTGTTTTGAATCAGAGTGGTACAACTACGGCAGCGCCACCACGGAGTCGGCGTTCCTCCACGGGATGGTGCAGGTCGCGGCGGGCGCTCACAAGCACTACAACTTCGAGAGTGACGGGACGCGCAGCACTGCGAACGACCGCCCGGCGTCCGGCGACGACGCGGGGATGCGCAGTCTCTTCCGGACGGCATTACAGTACCTCGACGGCGTGCCCGGCGACTACTACGGCGTGGACGTCGACGACGTGCGCGAGACGCTACACGCGGCGCTCGACGACCCCATGGTACTCGACGGCTGGGGCATCCGCGTCGACGACGCCGCGCCGAACGCCTACCCCGCCGACTACGAGTACGCCGAGCAGTTGGAGTGA